From a region of the Neobacillus niacini genome:
- a CDS encoding DoxX family membrane protein: protein MFNNFLRENKISAAILTIIRLYLGYSWFTAGLHKLTGGFDASGFLKGATANPVKGPDGTMVYAWYVDFLKGFALPNIDVFNFIVPWGETLIGLGLLLGCLTTAAMFFGLVMNFSFFLAGTVSHNPTDIFLGFIILTAGFNAGRYGLDRWVVPFINKTVSKNKAKATV, encoded by the coding sequence ATGTTTAACAATTTTTTAAGAGAAAATAAAATCTCTGCAGCTATTTTAACTATTATTCGTTTATACCTTGGCTACTCTTGGTTCACAGCGGGTCTTCATAAACTTACAGGCGGCTTTGACGCTTCAGGATTTTTAAAAGGAGCAACAGCTAATCCCGTTAAAGGTCCAGATGGCACCATGGTGTATGCTTGGTATGTAGATTTCTTAAAAGGCTTTGCCCTACCAAACATTGATGTCTTCAACTTCATCGTTCCTTGGGGCGAAACATTAATTGGTTTAGGACTTCTATTAGGATGTTTAACAACGGCAGCAATGTTCTTTGGTTTAGTAATGAACTTCAGCTTCTTCTTAGCAGGAACAGTTTCTCATAACCCAACAGACATTTTCTTAGGTTTCATCATCTTAACAGCAGGATTCAACGCAGGCAGATACGGTTTAGACCGCTGGGTAGTACCTTTCATCAACAAAACAGTTAGCAAAAATAAAGCAAAAGCAACAGTATAA
- a CDS encoding glycoside hydrolase family 1 protein, producing the protein MQKKMNVPKDFFLGAAVSAWQTEGWSGKKETQDSFLDMWYKENKNVWHNGYGPAVATDFKNRYKEDIGYMKQIGLQNFRTSINWSRFLLDYENAVVDEEYASYIDDMINELIKNNVKPMICLEHYELPASLFKQYGGWGSKHVVDLFVKYAEKVFERYGDRVKHWFTFNEPIVIQTRVYLDAIRYPFEQNTQKWMQWNFNKSLATAKVIRLFKEMGLKDKYGAKIGNIINPEVAYARSSAEHDQKAARIFDLFYNRIFLDPSIKGEFPTELFELMNKHDIAFEATAEELQIIKENTVDYVGLNIYFPYRVKARSSAWNEETPFHPAYYYESFDLPGRKMNPHRGWEIYPQVMYDIAMRMKEEYGNIEWFIAENGMGVENEHRFKNEEGMIQDDYRIEFISDHLKWLLKGVEEGSNCTGYMLWAFSDNVSPMNAFKNRYGLVEINLEENRNRTLKKSAYWLKEIIETKQFEAQDDNIYK; encoded by the coding sequence ATGCAAAAGAAAATGAATGTACCGAAGGACTTTTTTCTTGGAGCAGCGGTGTCTGCATGGCAAACGGAAGGATGGTCTGGTAAAAAAGAGACTCAGGATTCCTTTCTAGACATGTGGTATAAAGAGAATAAAAATGTTTGGCATAACGGATATGGTCCTGCTGTAGCAACTGATTTTAAAAATAGATACAAAGAAGACATTGGTTATATGAAACAAATTGGTTTGCAAAACTTTAGAACTTCGATTAACTGGTCACGTTTTTTACTAGATTATGAAAATGCCGTGGTAGATGAAGAATATGCTAGTTATATAGATGATATGATCAATGAGTTAATTAAGAATAACGTGAAGCCGATGATCTGTCTTGAACACTATGAACTTCCTGCATCTTTATTTAAGCAATATGGCGGATGGGGATCGAAGCATGTAGTAGACCTATTTGTTAAATATGCAGAAAAAGTGTTTGAGCGTTATGGCGATCGCGTTAAGCATTGGTTTACTTTTAATGAGCCGATTGTCATTCAAACACGTGTCTATTTAGACGCAATTCGTTATCCATTTGAACAAAACACACAAAAATGGATGCAATGGAATTTTAATAAAAGTTTAGCAACGGCTAAGGTTATTCGTTTATTTAAAGAAATGGGCTTAAAAGATAAATATGGTGCAAAGATTGGTAACATCATTAACCCAGAAGTAGCCTATGCTCGTTCATCTGCTGAACATGATCAAAAAGCGGCACGTATCTTTGATCTATTTTACAACAGAATTTTCTTGGATCCCTCGATTAAAGGGGAATTCCCTACAGAATTGTTCGAATTAATGAACAAGCATGATATTGCTTTTGAAGCAACAGCAGAAGAATTGCAAATCATTAAAGAGAACACTGTGGATTATGTGGGATTAAATATCTATTTCCCATACCGAGTGAAAGCTCGTTCATCCGCTTGGAATGAAGAAACACCTTTCCATCCTGCCTATTATTATGAAAGTTTTGATTTACCAGGCAGAAAAATGAATCCACACCGCGGTTGGGAAATCTATCCTCAAGTTATGTATGATATCGCTATGCGCATGAAAGAGGAGTACGGAAATATCGAATGGTTTATTGCCGAAAATGGGATGGGTGTAGAAAATGAACACCGCTTTAAAAATGAAGAAGGCATGATCCAAGACGATTACCGTATTGAATTTATTAGTGATCATTTAAAGTGGTTGTTAAAGGGTGTTGAAGAGGGCTCCAATTGTACTGGCTATATGCTTTGGGCATTCAGCGACAACGTGTCTCCTATGAATGCCTTTAAGAATCGTTATGGCTTGGTTGAAATTAACCTCGAAGAAAATCGAAACCGTACGCTTAAAAAATCTGCTTATTGGCTAAAAGAAATTATCGAAACAAAACAATTTGAAGCACAGGATGACAATATCTATAAATAA
- a CDS encoding response regulator, translating to MPFKMLIVDDEPIICRGLQQTIPWDEYMVEVVDLAYDGAEAIQKIKEHGGIDLVLTDVRMPNVDGLRLAAFLAENYPDIRTIIISGYDDFKYAQQAIQLGVKDYLLKPVDVDELLRVITKIISTLQEERKSAQQIYQMNLQNAIFHLVLDLPDTTPNHSSLFADVRIYPFVTMLKDYKNKTKDLSEEELQNLNVDWENQVENSLSSQGFASVSVFTSKNVLLTCVTNNLSGFTQENLDFQEFNCVVNDTDITIGQLNEVYLRLNEDTRYLPFSEGGLVVSPVSESLANKSKANDWLMDRAEQYIRTYYASAIKAHEVADVINISPNYFSSLFKQKTGKSFNEYINTLRVDAAKQLLEETPFNVNEIAEKVGYREYKYFVDVFKKFTGYTPTKYRNVTANNINQS from the coding sequence ATGCCCTTTAAAATGCTAATCGTTGATGATGAACCCATTATTTGTCGTGGTTTGCAACAGACAATTCCGTGGGATGAATATATGGTGGAAGTTGTTGACCTTGCGTACGACGGGGCGGAGGCTATTCAGAAGATTAAGGAACATGGTGGCATAGATTTAGTATTAACCGATGTCAGAATGCCGAATGTTGATGGCTTGAGATTGGCAGCATTCCTTGCAGAGAACTATCCTGATATTCGGACGATTATCATAAGTGGGTATGACGATTTTAAATATGCACAACAGGCGATTCAATTAGGTGTAAAGGATTACTTATTGAAGCCGGTAGATGTAGATGAGCTTTTACGGGTCATCACAAAAATTATTAGTACCTTACAAGAAGAACGAAAATCTGCACAGCAAATCTATCAGATGAATTTACAAAATGCTATTTTTCATCTAGTTTTGGATTTACCTGATACGACTCCAAACCACTCGAGTTTATTTGCTGATGTGCGTATTTATCCCTTTGTTACGATGTTAAAAGACTATAAAAATAAAACAAAAGATCTTTCTGAGGAAGAACTGCAAAACTTGAATGTGGATTGGGAAAACCAAGTGGAAAATTCGTTAAGCAGTCAGGGGTTTGCAAGTGTATCGGTGTTTACGAGTAAAAACGTCTTACTCACTTGTGTGACAAATAATTTGTCTGGTTTTACTCAAGAGAATTTGGATTTTCAAGAGTTTAATTGTGTCGTTAATGATACTGACATTACAATAGGTCAGCTGAATGAGGTTTATCTAAGATTAAATGAAGATACTCGATATCTTCCTTTTAGTGAAGGTGGGCTTGTTGTCAGTCCTGTAAGTGAATCATTGGCTAATAAGTCAAAGGCTAACGACTGGTTAATGGATAGGGCAGAACAATATATCAGAACCTATTATGCCTCAGCAATCAAGGCACATGAGGTAGCGGACGTCATTAATATTTCCCCTAATTATTTCAGCTCATTATTTAAACAAAAAACTGGCAAGAGTTTTAATGAATATATTAATACCTTGCGTGTTGACGCAGCAAAGCAGCTTCTTGAAGAAACGCCTTTTAATGTAAATGAAATTGCGGAAAAGGTCGGCTATCGAGAATATAAGTACTTTGTTGATGTTTTTAAAAAGTTTACTGGCTATACGCCAACCAAGTATAGAAATGTAACAGCAAATAATATCAATCAATCATAA
- a CDS encoding ABC transporter permease codes for MSNFNQFKKMFAAQLKLTLREKQAWFWGIFFPVILMVIFMVIFSGSSDDEFQSEIAIVAANPNPTSEMLLTQINQLPILDVKSGEPVSRETAEQGVIDQEVDAAIVLPESAEDTSFVLVVNKEDEKGVTTQALTAILDKIVQQANLSAVGAAPTFDIQFESVTSGSNELNYTDFLLTGMIALSIAQGGLFGMVDLVEMRRKGLIKRLRMTPANMGIFGLSDMVMRLLFSIIQILLLSLIGVFIFGANLYINFSSLLIVFLIGALSFNAVGYLISSFSQTQNAYMGVANIVSFLMMFLSGVFFPVETMPEWLQPVSNLLPLTYFAEGLRDSMVYETGLFSSTLWFGIGVLVIWGALSFMLGALLYKRKSIVAAR; via the coding sequence TTGAGCAATTTTAACCAGTTTAAAAAAATGTTTGCGGCACAGTTAAAATTAACCCTTCGTGAAAAACAAGCATGGTTCTGGGGAATCTTCTTCCCTGTTATCTTAATGGTTATCTTTATGGTGATTTTTAGTGGAAGTTCAGATGATGAATTTCAATCGGAAATAGCGATTGTAGCAGCTAATCCAAATCCGACATCTGAAATGCTATTAACGCAAATCAATCAACTTCCCATCCTTGATGTAAAATCAGGTGAGCCGGTGAGCCGAGAAACGGCCGAGCAAGGGGTAATAGATCAAGAAGTCGACGCGGCGATTGTCCTGCCAGAATCGGCAGAAGACACGTCTTTCGTACTTGTCGTTAACAAGGAAGATGAAAAAGGGGTGACAACACAAGCCCTTACAGCGATTCTTGATAAAATTGTTCAACAGGCAAACTTGTCTGCTGTCGGTGCAGCCCCTACCTTTGATATTCAGTTTGAATCCGTTACGAGTGGAAGTAACGAATTAAACTATACCGATTTTCTTTTAACCGGGATGATTGCCTTATCGATTGCTCAAGGCGGACTGTTTGGAATGGTCGATTTAGTGGAAATGCGCAGAAAAGGCTTGATTAAAAGGCTGCGGATGACACCTGCCAATATGGGGATATTTGGCCTAAGTGATATGGTTATGCGGCTGTTATTCAGTATTATCCAAATCCTGCTGCTATCGTTAATTGGAGTTTTCATCTTTGGAGCAAACCTTTACATCAATTTTTCCAGCCTGCTTATTGTTTTTTTAATAGGTGCTTTATCTTTCAATGCCGTAGGCTACCTCATTTCATCTTTCAGCCAAACACAAAATGCGTATATGGGTGTAGCAAACATTGTCAGCTTCCTCATGATGTTTTTGAGCGGCGTCTTCTTTCCGGTTGAAACCATGCCGGAGTGGCTGCAGCCGGTATCCAATCTCCTGCCTCTCACCTATTTTGCCGAAGGCTTGAGAGATAGTATGGTTTATGAGACGGGTCTGTTCTCAAGTACACTTTGGTTTGGGATCGGAGTGTTGGTCATATGGGGTGCACTGTCCTTTATGCTGGGAGCATTGTTGTATAAAAGAAAATCGATTGTCGCCGCTAGATAA
- a CDS encoding ABC transporter ATP-binding protein: protein MNVLEVKNLQKSFGSIRAVQDISFSVEAGEVFTIIGPNGAGKTTTLEMIEGLVTPDHGEIRFGDMNWGQHAVAIKMKIGVQPQSSAMFDLLTPEENLDLFATFYERARPTEEILQLINLTDHRKNQVKKLSGGQRQRLAIGLAMISDPDIIFLDEPTTGLDPQARRHIWDIILELKKLGKTTILTTHYMEEAEKLSDRVCIVDQGNIVTIDTPSALIEKLTKEREVRLSFLDGEKAAEEAAIFADNLSSVARIEREGEVLKLWTIKPEDTLLELFKFTKEKDYQVEQVSIREMSLEDVFIAFTGKEWRD, encoded by the coding sequence ATGAACGTTCTAGAAGTGAAAAACTTACAAAAATCATTCGGATCAATCAGGGCTGTTCAGGACATTAGCTTCTCTGTGGAGGCAGGAGAAGTGTTCACCATCATCGGGCCAAATGGAGCAGGAAAAACGACCACACTGGAAATGATTGAAGGCTTGGTAACACCTGACCATGGCGAAATCCGTTTTGGGGACATGAACTGGGGACAGCATGCTGTTGCAATAAAGATGAAAATTGGCGTTCAACCTCAATCCAGTGCGATGTTTGACTTATTAACCCCAGAAGAAAATTTAGATCTTTTTGCCACTTTCTACGAAAGGGCAAGGCCAACGGAAGAGATTCTTCAACTGATTAACCTAACCGACCATCGTAAAAATCAAGTAAAGAAACTTTCAGGCGGTCAGCGCCAGCGACTCGCGATTGGACTGGCGATGATTAGTGATCCCGATATTATTTTCCTTGATGAACCGACCACAGGCCTTGATCCACAGGCACGCCGTCACATATGGGACATTATCCTCGAACTAAAAAAGTTAGGTAAAACGACTATTCTAACCACACATTATATGGAAGAAGCAGAAAAACTGAGCGATCGTGTTTGTATTGTGGACCAAGGTAATATCGTTACCATCGATACCCCGTCAGCCCTCATTGAAAAATTAACAAAGGAAAGAGAAGTTCGCCTATCCTTCTTAGATGGAGAAAAAGCGGCTGAAGAGGCTGCTATTTTCGCGGACAATCTTAGCTCTGTAGCTCGTATAGAGCGTGAAGGTGAGGTATTAAAGCTCTGGACCATTAAGCCTGAGGATACACTTTTAGAGTTGTTTAAGTTTACAAAGGAAAAGGACTATCAAGTGGAACAGGTCTCCATACGTGAAATGAGTCTAGAGGATGTCTTTATTGCCTTTACCGGTAAGGAATGGAGGGATTAA
- a CDS encoding ROK family protein codes for MSKYLAFDIGGTFIKYGLVTEHAEILENNKVKTPGTLDELLLIIKNLAETNSDIKGIAISAPGAVSDEGVIYGSSAIRYLHGPNIKNLVNELTSLPIYLENDANCAGYAEIWNGAAKGKKDVLVMVIGTGIGGSVFKNGQLHKGANLHGGEFGYMLLTGDIQDSNDVWSRAASTAALVRDVAKRKQIDVESISGEQIFELADSGDTDCIEAINHFYHLLAVGIYNLQYIYDPEVIVIGGGISARDDLIDGINGKLDNILSRVDLAKIKPEIVACKYRQNANLLGAVYGAMHTRLK; via the coding sequence ATGAGTAAATATTTAGCTTTTGATATCGGCGGAACATTTATTAAATACGGATTAGTTACCGAACATGCTGAAATCCTAGAGAACAATAAAGTGAAAACACCTGGTACATTAGATGAACTGCTATTGATTATTAAAAATCTTGCAGAGACGAATTCAGATATAAAAGGAATTGCGATTAGTGCACCTGGTGCTGTTTCGGATGAAGGCGTGATTTATGGTTCCAGTGCCATTCGTTATTTACATGGACCAAATATCAAAAATTTGGTTAATGAGCTAACTTCACTGCCGATTTACTTAGAAAATGACGCCAATTGTGCGGGATATGCTGAGATTTGGAACGGCGCAGCTAAGGGGAAAAAAGATGTGCTTGTTATGGTGATTGGAACCGGGATTGGCGGATCGGTGTTTAAAAACGGCCAATTGCATAAAGGGGCCAATCTCCATGGCGGCGAATTCGGTTATATGCTGCTAACTGGTGACATTCAAGACAGCAATGATGTTTGGAGCAGAGCGGCTTCAACCGCTGCACTGGTGAGAGATGTCGCGAAAAGAAAGCAAATCGATGTAGAGTCTATTTCTGGTGAACAAATTTTTGAGCTAGCTGATTCAGGAGATACAGATTGTATCGAAGCTATCAATCATTTCTATCACTTATTAGCCGTAGGGATTTATAACCTGCAGTACATTTATGATCCTGAAGTGATTGTTATCGGTGGTGGAATCAGTGCAAGAGACGATCTAATTGATGGAATCAATGGGAAGCTGGATAACATTTTATCAAGAGTGGACCTAGCGAAGATTAAACCGGAAATCGTGGCATGTAAGTATCGTCAAAATGCCAACTTACTAGGAGCAGTATACGGTGCTATGCACACTAGATTGAAATAG
- a CDS encoding beta-N-acetylglucosaminidase domain-containing protein: MKTKFWLNLSIIFTMLFSTVMSMSTFTAAAQEDSPMEYEIYPLPQDIIYHEGSLTLDKTIQVIYDNTIDSVTRKKVETIFKQNGYSTPEIGTKPADDKINILVGTKGSNGPVDSHAAANINSEGSDFSKIDAYQLDIQENAITILGKDTDASFYGVVTLNSILAQSPDKVVRHLTINDYANTEIRGFIEGYYGIPWSNEDRMSLMEFGGQFKATSYVFAPKDDPYHREKWGEPYPAEMLAEIGEMAQVGNETKTRFVWTISPLGEVAHIARTQGQQAAMELLPENTEKMLAKFDQLYDVGVRQFGVLGDDVGNLPLDYVVQLMEAVSQWAKAKGDVYDILYCPASYNSSWAWNAAELNAYEKGFDENIQIFWTGSTTCAPIVQSTIDVFKNRSNGGVTRRDPLFWLNWPVNDVDMSRVFLGKGEMLQTGIENLAGAVTNPMQEAEASKIAIFAVADYAWNTEKFDAQKSWEDSFHYIEPEAADEFHTLAKHMSDADPNGLKLSESEDIKSLLDSITSKVNNTESLKDVAPEAIAQLQIIADAANEFLAKTKNEKLKEELAPFVKALRDMVLADIEFIKTDLAIEEGNKSDTWNHYAKATALRQQSLNYDRPLLSGTMKAKPAKKRLQPFTDNLESKISPKVSQLLELQEAETRASIFTNVEAYKNVELTENKTTTSINAAGSITLNKGEYLGVKLSRVKDVLDIESPTVKVLALETSLNGLKWEKVKSDAAPADARYIRLLNNQAKPVEFTLDRLTVTSFEVEPKSVKETNYTSVENPLGLFDGDFNTPGWFKNSQTAGKYITYDMGQEITLNSLKAVINEGEHDYPRHAIIETSLDGNEWTTVMTFGSQDGPNEGEAANADLAEAIFDQHESPYRAKEVRDLDQKIKYLRFKMTRTKVGSDKWVRMQELVINDGKYYPEVNNPTISTTAANINGNTKDYLIDGNLNTKFKPAGTEAGEILYHIGEAEKTVTGITILENQNDLSGSKVSVRTTKGWRNLGTVDSGYQFFSTDHIPPVIDLKIEWPEGKAPAIFEIKVDKK; encoded by the coding sequence TTGAAAACCAAGTTTTGGCTCAATTTATCCATCATTTTTACAATGTTGTTTTCAACCGTAATGAGCATGAGCACCTTTACTGCAGCAGCACAGGAGGATTCACCTATGGAATATGAAATATACCCTTTACCCCAAGATATAATCTACCATGAAGGCTCTCTTACATTAGACAAAACCATTCAAGTCATTTACGACAACACCATAGACTCCGTTACAAGAAAAAAAGTAGAAACGATTTTTAAACAAAATGGCTACTCCACCCCAGAAATTGGGACCAAACCAGCAGATGATAAAATAAATATTTTAGTAGGAACAAAAGGCTCAAATGGTCCAGTAGATTCCCATGCAGCAGCAAATATAAATAGCGAGGGCAGCGATTTTTCAAAAATTGACGCCTACCAATTAGACATTCAAGAGAATGCGATTACAATTCTAGGTAAAGACACAGACGCAAGCTTCTATGGTGTGGTGACATTAAACTCTATCCTGGCACAATCCCCTGACAAGGTTGTCCGGCATTTAACCATTAACGACTATGCCAATACAGAAATCAGAGGTTTTATTGAAGGATACTACGGAATTCCGTGGAGCAATGAGGACCGTATGTCACTCATGGAGTTTGGCGGTCAATTTAAAGCAACTTCCTATGTCTTTGCACCAAAGGACGACCCATATCATAGAGAAAAATGGGGAGAGCCTTATCCAGCAGAAATGTTAGCTGAAATTGGCGAAATGGCTCAAGTAGGGAATGAGACAAAAACTCGTTTTGTTTGGACAATCTCCCCATTAGGAGAGGTGGCACATATTGCTCGAACACAAGGGCAACAAGCCGCTATGGAGTTACTTCCGGAAAATACAGAAAAAATGCTGGCAAAGTTCGATCAATTATATGATGTGGGGGTACGTCAATTCGGTGTACTCGGTGATGACGTTGGAAATCTTCCACTTGATTATGTGGTCCAATTGATGGAGGCTGTCTCCCAATGGGCAAAGGCAAAAGGCGATGTTTATGATATCTTATACTGTCCGGCAAGCTATAATTCCAGCTGGGCGTGGAATGCTGCCGAGCTAAATGCGTACGAAAAGGGATTTGATGAAAATATACAAATCTTCTGGACTGGTTCCACAACCTGTGCCCCAATTGTCCAGTCGACCATTGATGTATTTAAGAACAGAAGTAATGGCGGTGTAACACGAAGAGATCCATTATTCTGGCTCAACTGGCCTGTTAATGATGTCGATATGTCTCGGGTGTTTTTAGGAAAAGGGGAAATGCTTCAGACTGGCATTGAAAATCTCGCTGGTGCTGTGACTAACCCGATGCAGGAAGCTGAAGCCTCAAAAATTGCCATATTCGCTGTTGCTGATTATGCGTGGAATACAGAAAAGTTTGATGCACAAAAAAGCTGGGAGGACAGCTTTCACTATATCGAACCAGAAGCAGCAGATGAGTTTCATACCTTAGCAAAACATATGTCCGATGCCGATCCAAATGGACTTAAACTGTCAGAGAGTGAAGATATTAAGAGTTTGTTAGATTCTATTACTTCTAAAGTGAATAACACGGAATCATTAAAAGATGTGGCACCCGAAGCAATTGCACAGCTGCAAATCATTGCTGACGCCGCAAACGAATTTTTAGCAAAAACAAAAAATGAAAAGTTAAAGGAAGAGTTAGCGCCATTTGTCAAAGCGTTAAGAGACATGGTATTAGCTGACATCGAGTTTATTAAAACAGACCTTGCCATTGAAGAAGGGAATAAATCAGACACCTGGAATCACTATGCAAAAGCAACTGCCTTACGTCAGCAAAGCTTAAACTATGATCGACCATTATTAAGCGGCACGATGAAAGCAAAACCAGCAAAAAAGAGGCTGCAGCCATTTACCGATAACTTAGAGTCTAAAATTTCACCAAAGGTTTCACAACTGCTGGAACTTCAAGAGGCAGAAACAAGAGCTAGTATCTTTACGAATGTAGAAGCGTACAAAAACGTTGAACTAACAGAAAACAAGACAACCACTTCCATTAATGCGGCGGGTTCAATTACGCTAAACAAAGGCGAATACCTAGGCGTAAAATTAAGCAGAGTCAAGGATGTATTGGACATTGAATCCCCTACTGTAAAAGTATTAGCACTAGAAACATCCTTAAATGGCTTAAAGTGGGAGAAGGTAAAAAGCGACGCTGCTCCCGCTGATGCCAGATATATTAGGCTGCTTAATAACCAAGCAAAACCCGTAGAGTTTACATTAGATCGTCTAACCGTAACATCCTTTGAGGTTGAGCCTAAATCCGTCAAAGAAACAAATTATACAAGTGTAGAAAACCCACTTGGCCTCTTTGATGGCGACTTCAATACGCCTGGTTGGTTTAAGAATAGTCAAACAGCCGGTAAGTATATTACCTATGATATGGGTCAAGAAATTACACTTAATAGTCTAAAAGCAGTGATTAATGAGGGCGAGCATGATTACCCAAGACACGCTATTATTGAGACTTCATTAGATGGAAACGAATGGACCACCGTCATGACCTTTGGCAGCCAAGATGGTCCAAATGAGGGTGAAGCTGCAAATGCAGACCTGGCCGAAGCGATATTTGACCAGCACGAATCCCCATACCGAGCAAAAGAAGTCAGAGATTTAGATCAAAAGATCAAGTACTTAAGGTTTAAGATGACAAGAACAAAGGTTGGTTCAGATAAGTGGGTGCGGATGCAGGAATTGGTCATCAATGATGGCAAGTATTACCCTGAGGTCAATAATCCAACAATTTCAACCACTGCAGCAAATATAAACGGAAATACCAAGGATTACCTAATCGATGGCAATCTCAATACGAAATTCAAACCGGCAGGAACAGAAGCTGGTGAAATTCTTTATCACATTGGGGAAGCAGAAAAAACTGTAACGGGGATCACTATTTTAGAAAATCAAAACGACTTATCAGGCAGTAAGGTTTCTGTTAGAACGACAAAAGGTTGGAGAAATCTTGGAACGGTTGATTCTGGCTACCAATTTTTCTCAACGGATCATATCCCGCCTGTGATAGACCTAAAGATTGAATGGCCGGAAGGAAAAGCACCAGCTATTTTTGAAATAAAAGTTGATAAAAAATAA